In Pseudomonas sp. ADAK18, a single window of DNA contains:
- a CDS encoding efflux RND transporter periplasmic adaptor subunit, whose product MKRLTVLVASSVLLMACSKEEPAPEPVRPVLSIEVKSENQENLGRFAGTVQARYESNLGFRVPGRIARRAVDVGSEVEKGALLAVLDPTDQQNQLRAAQGDLARVEAQWINAQANARRQQELFNRGVGAQAQLDVAQTDLKTTQASLDQAKASVNQAKDQLNYSELRTDHAGIVTAWNAEAGQVVSAGQQVVTLARPDIKEAVIDLPAGLAERLPPDVVFRVAGQLDLNVNTTATVREIEPQAQSATRTRRARLTLAETPAAFRLGTAISVTLSSAIAPRIELPLSALQETDGKTRIWVIDTQSQTVQPRDVTLISRNADSALLNGGVKPGERVVSAGVNSLKPGQKVKIDEDSPR is encoded by the coding sequence ATGAAGCGGTTGACGGTATTAGTGGCGTCCAGCGTGTTGCTGATGGCTTGTTCCAAGGAAGAACCGGCGCCCGAACCGGTACGTCCGGTGCTGTCGATTGAAGTGAAATCCGAGAATCAGGAAAACCTCGGCCGATTCGCCGGCACCGTCCAGGCGCGCTACGAAAGCAATCTGGGCTTTCGCGTGCCTGGCCGCATCGCGCGGCGCGCCGTTGACGTCGGCAGTGAAGTGGAGAAGGGCGCGCTGCTGGCTGTTCTCGATCCTACTGATCAACAGAACCAGTTGCGCGCTGCCCAAGGTGATCTGGCTCGGGTTGAGGCCCAGTGGATCAACGCCCAAGCCAACGCGCGGCGCCAACAGGAACTGTTCAACCGTGGCGTCGGCGCGCAGGCGCAACTGGACGTCGCCCAGACCGACCTGAAAACCACCCAGGCTTCTCTCGACCAGGCCAAGGCTTCGGTCAACCAGGCCAAGGACCAGCTCAACTACAGCGAGTTACGCACCGACCACGCCGGCATTGTCACCGCCTGGAACGCCGAGGCCGGCCAAGTGGTCAGCGCCGGCCAGCAAGTGGTGACGCTGGCCCGTCCCGACATCAAGGAAGCGGTGATCGACCTGCCAGCCGGCCTGGCCGAGCGCTTGCCGCCCGACGTGGTGTTTCGCGTCGCCGGGCAACTGGACCTGAACGTCAACACCACCGCCACCGTGCGCGAAATCGAACCCCAGGCCCAAAGCGCCACCCGCACCCGCCGCGCGCGCCTGACCCTGGCTGAGACACCCGCGGCCTTTCGCCTGGGCACCGCCATCAGCGTGACCTTGAGTTCGGCCATTGCCCCGCGTATCGAACTGCCCCTGAGTGCCTTACAGGAAACCGACGGCAAAACCCGCATCTGGGTGATCGATACCCAAAGCCAGACCGTGCAACCCCGAGACGTGACCCTCATCAGCCGTAACGCCGACAGCGCGTTGCTCAACGGCGGCGTCAAACCCGGCGAACGGGTGGTCAGTGCCGGCGTCAACAGCCTGAAGCCTGGGCAAAAAGTCAAAATCGACGAGGACAGCCCGCGATGA